In the genome of Dermacentor silvarum isolate Dsil-2018 chromosome 1, BIME_Dsil_1.4, whole genome shotgun sequence, one region contains:
- the LOC119436655 gene encoding uncharacterized protein LOC119436655 isoform X4: MLARFSAAGSTSYKRVRGVPAPATATTTATTQYARRLPVPAASPKGPSDSCRVVGVSPRAQLDAAESRAASGMAAAAVLASARGCDRGPQPLQGSTTPEASRRVQRALLKLELPDWFRQHYRPPRRDPWLGDDSAAAQWPKWRALPGKDAKQPAGLRPSQTAETSLPADRRNLVIPKRVTFRDKGSSRNAVRPWVYRSLRTPYLGWRSAGHATAAAAQQQAAVR, from the exons GTGCGCGGCGTCCCCGCTCCGgccacagcgacgacgacggcgacgacgcagTACGCCCGGCGGCTCCCCGTGCCGGCTGCGTCACCCAAGGGGCCCAGCGACAGCTGTCGCGTCGTCGGCGTGTCTCCTCGAGCGCAGCTTGACGCGGCGGAGAGCCGGGCAGCTTCGGGTATGGCCGCCGCCGCAGTTCTGGCGTCGGCGCGCGGTTGCGACCGCGGCCCGCAGCCGTTGCAGGGATCCACGACTCCCGAGGCCAGCCGGCGCGTGCAGCGAGCCCTCCTGAAACTGGAACTACCCGACTGGTTCCGGCAGCACTACAGGCCTCCCAGGAGGGATCCTTGGCTCGGCGACGACAGCGCCGCGGCACAGTGGCCCAAGTGGCGCGCGCTTCCAGGCAAAGATGCCAAGCAGCCGGCAGGTCTCCGGCCCTCCCAG ACAGCTGAGACATCGCTGCCGGCTGACCGGAGGAATCTGGTGATCCCCAAGCGGGTCACCTTTCGCGACAAGGGCTCGTCCCGCAACGCCGTCAGGCCCTGGGTGTACCGATCGCTACGGACGCCCTACCTGGGCTGGCGCAGCGCGGGACACGCGACGGCCGCCGCGGCGCAGCAGCAAGCGGCCGTCCGGTGA